The DNA sequence CGTCACTGATCCTCGAGCCGGCCTTCTCCCTGCTGCGGCAGTCCTACGCACCCCGGCACCAGCAGCACGGTGTGGTCAACGCGGACGGTTTCGGCGTCGGCTGGTATCCGGGGACGCGACCGGAGCCAGTGCGGTACCGACGGGCGCAGCCGATCTGGGGCGACTCGTCCTTCGCCTCGCTGGCACCCACCATCGCCTCGCGCTGCGTGCTGGGCGCGGTCCGTGACGCCACCCCCGGTTTCGCCTCCTCCGACGAGTCGTCGGCCGCGCCCTTCACCCACGGTCGCTGGCTGTTCAGCCACACCGGGGCTCTGGCCGACTGGCCCCGTGCACGCAAGGCGTTGCTCGATCGGACGCTGGACATCCCAGAGGCGGCGGCCCCGGTGGACTCCGCCCTGCTGTTCGGCGTCGCCGTCTCCGCCTGGTCGGCCGGGGCATCGCTGGCGGAGGGACTTGCCGAGTCTCTGCAGGCGGCGCTGGGGGCTGGCGGTGGCCGGCTCTCCTTCCTGGCCACCGACGGCGAGCGGGTGGCGGCCACCTGCTATGGGGACCCGCTGTTCTGCCACCAGAGTGCCGGTGGTGTGCTGCTGGCGTCGGAGCCGATCGATGATTCCCCGGGGTGGCGGGAGCTCCCGGCCGAGTCGCAAGTGCAGGCCGACCCGGCCGGCATCGAAGTCCTTGCCCTGAACACCTGAACCTGTCCTTCCCAAACGAATGGAGGCCCTGTGGCCGACAGCACTGCCACCCTGCGCATCGACGTCTTCCTCGCGCCAGCCGACCTGCAGGCGGCGATCAGAGTCGACGTCCGCCGAGGTCTCACCAGCCGGCCGAAAGGGCTGCCGCCGAAGTACTTCTACGACGCCCGGGGGAGCGAGCTGTTCGAAGACATCACCCGGTTGCCCGAGTACTACCCGACACGGACCGAACGCGCCATTCTCGAGGCCTACGGTGACGAGATCGCCCGGCTGTCCGGTGCGGACACCCTGGTCGAGCTGGGTTCGGGGTCCTCGGAGAAGACCAGGCTGCTGCTCGACGCCCTGGCCCGGGCCGGGCATCTGCACAGGTATGTCCCGGTCGACGTCAGCGACAGCGCGCTGCAGGGCGCGATGACCTCGCTGGCCGGGGACTATCCGGATCTCGAGCTGCACGGCGTGGTCGCCGACTTCGAGGAGCACCTCGACAGGCTCCCGACCGGAGGCCGCCGCATGGTCGCGTTCCTCGGCAGCACCATCGGCAATCTCGAGCCGCGGGCCCGGCATGCGTTCCTGGCGATGATCCGGCGCGGTCTCGGTCCGGAGGACACGCTGCTGCTGGGCACCGACCTGGTGAAGGACACCGCCCGGTTGGTGGCGGCCTACGACGACTCCGCGGGGGTGACCGCAGAGTTCAACCGCAATGTGCTGCGGGTGATCAACAGGGAGCTCGCGGCCGACTTCGACCCTGCCGCGTTCGACCACGTCGCCCGGTGGAACGCCGAGGAGGAGCAGATGGAGATGTGGCTGCGGGCCCGGGTGCCGATGGTGGTGGACGTTGCGGCGCTGGACCTGGAGGTGCGATTCGAGACCGGCGAGGAGCTGCGGACCGAGATCTCCGCCAAGTTCCGGAAGGAACCCCTCAGCGAGGAGCTGGAGGCCGCCGGTTTCGTCACGCAGGGATGGTGGACCGACCCCGACGGTGACTTCGCCCTCACCCTGGCCCGGCCACGGACGACCCAGAGGTAGCAGGCCCTAGACGGGGGTGAGGACCACCTTGCCGATGTTGCGCCGTTCGGCGAGGTAGCGGTG is a window from the Microlunatus panaciterrae genome containing:
- the egtD gene encoding L-histidine N(alpha)-methyltransferase; the encoded protein is MADSTATLRIDVFLAPADLQAAIRVDVRRGLTSRPKGLPPKYFYDARGSELFEDITRLPEYYPTRTERAILEAYGDEIARLSGADTLVELGSGSSEKTRLLLDALARAGHLHRYVPVDVSDSALQGAMTSLAGDYPDLELHGVVADFEEHLDRLPTGGRRMVAFLGSTIGNLEPRARHAFLAMIRRGLGPEDTLLLGTDLVKDTARLVAAYDDSAGVTAEFNRNVLRVINRELAADFDPAAFDHVARWNAEEEQMEMWLRARVPMVVDVAALDLEVRFETGEELRTEISAKFRKEPLSEELEAAGFVTQGWWTDPDGDFALTLARPRTTQR
- the egtC gene encoding ergothioneine biosynthesis protein EgtC; the encoded protein is MCRHLAWVGEPVTLASLILEPAFSLLRQSYAPRHQQHGVVNADGFGVGWYPGTRPEPVRYRRAQPIWGDSSFASLAPTIASRCVLGAVRDATPGFASSDESSAAPFTHGRWLFSHTGALADWPRARKALLDRTLDIPEAAAPVDSALLFGVAVSAWSAGASLAEGLAESLQAALGAGGGRLSFLATDGERVAATCYGDPLFCHQSAGGVLLASEPIDDSPGWRELPAESQVQADPAGIEVLALNT